From the Excalfactoria chinensis isolate bCotChi1 chromosome 1, bCotChi1.hap2, whole genome shotgun sequence genome, one window contains:
- the PIANP gene encoding PILR alpha-associated neural protein: protein MDPGACRMPLLVSSIHSLQLWHFLLLVSAIPPPAVWSLRPRGPMAARPLCARRSPSALRPICIWDRTSLPEWDSRLATPRQRVLIPRGGDLRHTVRLRRQAAGARPATPSGFEDGMPSSQYPWAIVWGPTVSDEDGGDANSANPGFPPLGYTFVSPRGMATAQPNSHSLLHNAGLNLRETPATLRPFLFGPRGEGVDPQLYVTITISIIIVLVATGIIFKFCWDRNQKRRRHSGQQSSGRQQDSQQPLTDLSPTAISILGPYSDSLAPTPEAEEPRQGQEGVEKLGGHGKSTAFQLNRIPLVNL, encoded by the exons ATGGACCCTGGTGCCTG CAGGATGCCTCTCCTGGTCTCCTCCATCCACTCCCTGCAGCTATGGCACTTCCTCCTCCTGGTTTCAGCCATTCCTCCACCCGCCGTCTGGTCTCTCCGCCCTCGTGGCCCCATGGCTGCCCGGCCTCTCTGTGCCCGACGCAGCCCCTCAGCTCTCCGGCCCATATGCATCTGGGACAGGACCTCATTGCCGGAGTGGGATTCGCGCCTTGCCACGCCACGACAGCGGGTCCTGATCCCCCGAGGAGGGGATCTGCGCCACACCGTGCGGCTGAGACGCCAAGCAGCAGGAGCCAGGCCTGCCACCCCCTCTGGCTTTGAGGATGGCATGCCCTCCTCCCAGTACCCCTGGGCCATAGTGTGGGGTCCCACAGTGTCAGATGAGGATGGAGGGGATGCCAACTCGGCCAACCCCGGCTTCCCACCATTGGGTTACACCTTTGTCTCACCACGTGGGATGGCGACGGCACAGCCCAACTCCCACTCGCTGCTGCACAATGCGGGGCTCAACCTCCGTGAGACCCCAGCCACCCTGCGGCCCTTCCTGTTTGGGCCCCGGGGTGAAG GAGTGGACCCCCAGCTCTATGTCACGATCACCATCTCTATAATCATTGTCCTGGTTGCCACTGGGATCATATTCAAGTTCTG CTGGGACCGTAATCAGAAGCGCCGGCGCCATtctgggcagcagagcagcggGAGGCAGCAGGATAGCCAGCAGCCCCTCACTGACCTGTCCCCTACCGCCATCAGCATCCTGGGGCCCTACAGTGATTCCCTAGCACCCACCCCCGAAGCAGAGGAACCCCGGCAGGGGCAGGAGGGTGTGGAGAAACTGGGGGGCCATGGGAAAAGCACCGCCTTCCAGCTCAACCG AATTCCACTGGTGAACCTGTGA